The Bacteroidota bacterium genome includes a window with the following:
- the groL gene encoding chaperonin GroEL (60 kDa chaperone family; promotes refolding of misfolded polypeptides especially under stressful conditions; forms two stacked rings of heptamers to form a barrel-shaped 14mer; ends can be capped by GroES; misfolded proteins enter the barrel where they are refolded when GroES binds), with protein sequence MAKEIIFDIEARNRLKKGADALCDAVKVTLGPKGRNVIIEKSFGSPIISKDGVTVAKEIELKDPVENMGAQLVKEVASKTSDAAGDGTTTATLLAQSLITTGLKNVTAGANPMDLKRGIDKAVAAVIVDLKKQTKQIGDSIEKIEQVAAISANNDLSIGRLIAEAMSKVKKEGVITIEEAKGIETTVKVVEGMQFDRGYISPYFVTDTDKMEAVYEQPFILIHDKKISIMKDLLPILEKVVQTGRPLIVIAEDVDGEALATMVVNKLRGSLKIVAVKAPGFGDRRKEMLEDIAVLSGGNVISEEKGYKLEDTQVSYLGQAEKVTVDKENTTIVGGKGDKKDITARINQIKKQIESTTSDYDKEKLQERLAKLAGGVAVIYVGAASELEMKEKKDRFEDALHATRAAIEEGIIPGGGVAYIRAMKALDGLKGENDDEDTGIAIVLRALEEPLRQIVENAGMEGSVVVQKVKEGKDDFGFNARTDRYENLYKSGVIDPTKVARIALEQAASVSGMLLTTECVLAEIKEDKPHTHDPGMGGMGGMM encoded by the coding sequence ATGGCAAAAGAGATTATTTTCGATATTGAAGCACGCAATAGACTAAAAAAAGGCGCTGATGCTTTATGCGATGCAGTTAAAGTTACTTTAGGACCCAAAGGCCGTAACGTAATTATTGAAAAATCCTTTGGTTCTCCCATCATCTCCAAAGATGGTGTTACCGTCGCAAAGGAGATTGAACTGAAAGATCCCGTGGAGAACATGGGAGCACAATTAGTAAAAGAAGTAGCCTCCAAGACAAGTGATGCAGCCGGCGATGGCACTACGACAGCTACTTTACTTGCACAATCTCTCATAACTACAGGGCTGAAGAATGTCACTGCCGGCGCTAATCCGATGGATCTGAAGAGAGGTATTGACAAAGCTGTTGCAGCCGTCATTGTCGACCTGAAAAAACAAACGAAGCAGATTGGTGACAGCATTGAGAAAATTGAACAGGTTGCCGCAATTTCTGCCAATAACGACTTGTCGATCGGCAGACTCATTGCCGAAGCAATGAGCAAAGTCAAGAAAGAAGGCGTGATCACAATAGAAGAAGCAAAAGGGATTGAAACCACTGTTAAAGTTGTTGAAGGTATGCAGTTCGACAGAGGCTATATCTCTCCCTATTTTGTGACTGATACAGATAAAATGGAAGCCGTATATGAACAACCATTCATACTTATTCATGATAAGAAGATTTCCATTATGAAGGACCTTCTGCCAATCCTGGAAAAGGTCGTGCAGACGGGTCGTCCGCTGATAGTGATTGCTGAAGATGTGGATGGGGAAGCATTGGCTACCATGGTAGTAAATAAATTGAGAGGTTCGTTAAAGATCGTTGCAGTCAAAGCTCCGGGATTTGGCGATAGAAGAAAGGAAATGCTTGAGGATATAGCCGTATTATCAGGCGGAAATGTCATTTCTGAAGAAAAAGGTTATAAACTGGAAGATACCCAGGTATCCTATCTGGGCCAGGCTGAAAAAGTGACCGTCGATAAAGAGAATACTACGATAGTAGGTGGTAAGGGGGATAAAAAAGATATCACAGCCAGAATTAACCAGATTAAAAAACAGATTGAATCCACTACATCCGATTATGATAAGGAAAAATTGCAGGAGAGATTAGCCAAATTGGCAGGCGGTGTAGCTGTTATTTATGTCGGTGCTGCAAGTGAACTTGAGATGAAGGAAAAGAAAGACCGTTTTGAGGACGCATTGCATGCCACACGGGCTGCCATTGAAGAAGGTATTATCCCCGGTGGTGGTGTTGCTTATATCAGGGCTATGAAAGCTCTTGATGGTTTAAAAGGCGAAAATGATGATGAAGACACTGGTATTGCTATCGTGCTTAGGGCTCTCGAAGAACCCTTGCGTCAAATTGTCGAAAATGCAGGAATGGAAGGTTCTGTCGTTGTTCAGAAGGTAAAAGAAGGTAAGGATGACTTTGGATTTAATGCCCGCACGGATAGATATGAGAATCTTTATAAGTCAGGCGTGATCGACCCGACAAAGGTTGCTCGTATTGCTCTTGAACAGGCCGCATCCGTGTCAGGTATGTTGTTGACTACGGAGTGTGTTCTGGCCGAAATCAAAGAAGATAAACCTCATACACATGATCCGGGAATGGGTGGTATGGGAGGAATGATGTAA
- a CDS encoding DUF4468 domain-containing protein: protein MRKHVFLAVSGFFFLGFLKMMAGQTVSSSDTIVPVDPDTRLIVYQEVVYEEGTKNDFFNRAVNWINKTYKNPSGITSVRDPQTGKIEGSYRFRIYTSNNEGINMDWGTILYSFKLEFKDGRYRYTFDNFLLQAQSSFPLERWLDKNDPVYNETCDPKLMKVDEQMKDLIASLKKFMKPPPAKKDDNW from the coding sequence ATGAGGAAGCATGTATTTCTAGCGGTAAGTGGTTTTTTCTTCCTTGGTTTTCTTAAAATGATGGCCGGACAAACTGTCAGTTCTTCCGATACAATTGTCCCTGTTGATCCGGATACAAGACTAATCGTTTATCAGGAAGTTGTTTATGAGGAGGGAACGAAAAATGACTTTTTCAACCGGGCTGTCAACTGGATCAATAAAACTTACAAAAATCCATCCGGCATTACATCAGTCAGAGACCCACAAACAGGTAAAATAGAAGGAAGTTACCGTTTTAGAATCTATACCTCAAACAATGAAGGAATAAATATGGATTGGGGTACCATTCTATATTCGTTCAAACTCGAATTCAAGGATGGCAGGTACAGATATACATTTGATAACTTTCTGCTTCAGGCACAATCAAGCTTTCCGCTTGAACGCTGGCTGGATAAAAATGATCCGGTATATAATGAAACCTGTGATCCAAAGCTTATGAAGGTGGATGAACAAATGAAGGATCTCATTGCAAGTTTGAAGAAGTTTATGAAGCCTCCACCGGCCAAAAAAGATGATAATTGGTGA
- the ade gene encoding adenine deaminase, with translation MKSDSQFTISGHIVDIVRKKIFRGTLAVGNGRILSVKEERTSEEKYILPGLIDSHIHVESSMLVPSEFARMAVVHGTVATVSDPHEIANVLGLNGVLFMITNGKKVPFKFYFGAPSCVPATPFETAGASIGLSEIDYLLQMDEVKYLSEMMNFPGVLNNDKVVMDKIALAVKYNKPVDGHSPGVTGPDAQKYIGAGISTDHECYSLEEALDKIGYGMKILIREGSAAKNFEELSELINLHPDKIMFCSDDKHPNDLQKGHMNALVKRAIAKGYDPITVLRSCVYNPVQHYNLHVGLLQPGDPADFILINNLTDFKVLGTYITGIKVAENGTSLIKSISDTLPNCFTASRISVEDLQIQAQSGMIRIQKAIDGQLITGCEKVNPKVVNGLIVSDTDRDILKMTVINRYIPSKPAVNFIHGFGLKRGAIASSVAHDSHNVIALGTNDEDIVSAVNMVIGTKGGIALADSHEKLILPLPVAGLMSENDGNKVAELYDMLDKKAKALGSVLHAPYMTLSFMALLVIPELKLSDKGLFDGKKFTIIDLFSN, from the coding sequence ATGAAATCCGATAGTCAGTTTACGATTTCCGGGCATATTGTGGATATTGTCAGAAAAAAAATATTCAGGGGAACATTGGCTGTCGGTAACGGTCGGATACTTTCAGTTAAGGAGGAGAGGACTTCCGAAGAAAAATATATCTTGCCAGGCCTTATTGATTCGCACATACATGTGGAGAGTTCTATGCTGGTGCCTTCTGAGTTTGCCAGAATGGCTGTTGTGCATGGAACAGTCGCAACAGTCTCTGATCCGCATGAGATTGCCAACGTGCTGGGCCTGAACGGAGTTTTGTTCATGATCACGAACGGGAAAAAAGTGCCATTTAAATTTTATTTTGGTGCTCCTTCCTGTGTGCCTGCTACCCCCTTTGAAACTGCCGGTGCTTCTATCGGACTATCTGAAATTGATTATCTGTTGCAAATGGATGAGGTGAAATACCTTTCCGAAATGATGAATTTTCCGGGAGTGTTGAACAATGATAAAGTGGTGATGGATAAGATAGCACTTGCCGTAAAGTATAATAAACCTGTTGACGGTCATTCTCCCGGTGTTACAGGCCCAGACGCACAAAAATACATAGGTGCCGGAATTTCCACCGACCATGAATGTTATAGTTTGGAAGAGGCTTTGGATAAAATCGGATACGGTATGAAGATACTGATCAGGGAAGGCAGTGCAGCAAAGAACTTTGAAGAACTCAGTGAACTGATAAACCTGCATCCCGATAAGATCATGTTTTGTTCTGATGACAAGCACCCCAATGATCTGCAAAAGGGACATATGAATGCCCTTGTGAAAAGAGCAATTGCAAAAGGTTATGATCCTATAACAGTGCTGAGAAGTTGTGTATATAATCCTGTTCAGCACTATAATCTTCATGTCGGCCTGTTACAGCCTGGTGATCCTGCCGATTTTATTCTGATAAATAATCTTACTGATTTTAAGGTTCTGGGAACATATATCACGGGGATTAAAGTAGCGGAAAATGGCACCAGCCTCATTAAATCGATAAGTGATACTCTTCCAAATTGTTTTACCGCCTCCAGAATTTCGGTTGAAGACCTCCAGATTCAGGCACAAAGCGGGATGATAAGGATTCAGAAAGCTATTGACGGTCAGTTGATCACAGGTTGTGAAAAGGTTAATCCAAAGGTAGTAAATGGCTTAATTGTCAGCGATACAGACCGGGATATCCTGAAAATGACTGTCATTAACCGGTATATTCCCTCTAAACCAGCTGTAAATTTTATTCACGGGTTTGGACTTAAAAGGGGGGCTATTGCCTCGTCTGTTGCTCATGACAGTCATAATGTTATTGCTCTGGGTACAAATGACGAGGATATTGTAAGTGCCGTTAACATGGTGATAGGAACTAAGGGAGGTATTGCACTCGCCGATAGTCATGAAAAGCTCATTCTGCCACTCCCTGTTGCTGGCCTCATGTCGGAAAATGATGGAAATAAAGTAGCAGAATTATATGATATGCTGGATAAAAAAGCAAAAGCCCTCGGCTCTGTACTCCATGCTCCTTATATGACACTCTCTTTTATGGCTTTGCTGGTAATTCCGGAACTCAAATTAAGTGATAAAGGGCTATTTGACGGAAAAAAGTTCACTATAATTGATTTATTTTCAAATTGA
- a CDS encoding metalloregulator ArsR/SmtB family transcription factor translates to MKTVLDITKLESAASKLRALAHPMRIAIIELLEEKKKLSVTEIYKHLKIEQASASHHLNILKGKGVLYSKRDGKKIYYSLRSESLTEIIHCINRCGED, encoded by the coding sequence ATGAAAACAGTCCTTGATATTACAAAACTAGAATCAGCAGCCAGTAAGCTGAGGGCTTTGGCCCACCCGATGCGAATTGCCATCATTGAATTACTGGAAGAGAAGAAAAAACTCAGCGTGACCGAGATTTACAAGCACCTGAAAATTGAACAGGCGTCGGCATCACATCACCTGAATATTTTGAAAGGTAAGGGTGTTCTTTACTCCAAGAGAGATGGCAAGAAAATCTATTACTCACTGAGAAGTGAATCCCTCACTGAAATCATTCACTGCATCAACAGATGTGGCGAAGATTGA
- a CDS encoding Ig-like domain-containing protein — MNIRRKIIPVLLELAVVIIIFSCANPVAPTGGPKDIRAPKVVSCDPPDHSIHFTKKNISITFDEFITLDQPPEEKIILSPPSKNKPEYKLKGKSLIITLTDTLYKNTTYTFFFGNAIKDMNEGNPIGDYQYIFSSGDYLDSLTLKGSVENALTCEPEKNVWVMLYESSEDSLPYKAIPYYISRTDDNGNFSFFNLRSRAYKLFVLRDANSNYLYDLPDEQIAFSDSLVEPWIQKPVILGDTDASTPAKTRIFYLFQESDSVQRLMEAKTIREGFIQMVFRYPVKNLDIQYLNQEYTSDRFIQSMNQARDTLLLWIKPQIPDSLSFVIRDEGMEPDTLSLSLAAPRRNLKSSKRETEVPKLVFSTNLVNLNRLAVYKPLLLNSPYPLKTVDFSRILLLEGKDTVKTVISMTDPIGRSICLEYKWKENKSYEMLIPDSVFSDIMDYRNDSIILKFTTTSYADYGSLKMDIQTGVVNRQIIIQLLDEKNTILNSEVITTDATLEFRNLLPGKYRLRAVIDDNRNRHWDTGTYLSHQQPEKVIYYSKVIDIRANWIYEESWSL, encoded by the coding sequence TTGAACATCAGAAGAAAAATTATACCGGTACTGTTGGAACTGGCAGTGGTCATTATCATTTTCTCCTGTGCCAATCCGGTTGCTCCGACTGGTGGTCCAAAGGATATCAGGGCCCCGAAGGTCGTATCCTGTGATCCGCCTGACCATTCCATACATTTTACTAAAAAAAACATATCGATCACATTTGATGAATTTATTACCCTTGACCAGCCGCCGGAAGAAAAAATCATCCTGTCACCCCCGTCAAAAAATAAACCCGAATATAAATTAAAAGGTAAATCACTGATCATCACACTCACTGATACGCTGTATAAAAATACTACTTATACATTTTTCTTTGGCAACGCCATTAAAGACATGAATGAGGGGAATCCTATTGGTGATTACCAGTATATATTTTCTTCAGGTGATTATCTGGACTCATTAACATTAAAAGGCAGTGTTGAAAATGCATTGACCTGCGAGCCTGAAAAGAATGTCTGGGTAATGCTTTACGAATCATCTGAGGATTCGTTACCCTATAAAGCTATACCTTATTATATTTCAAGGACAGATGATAATGGTAACTTTTCTTTTTTCAATCTGCGAAGCAGGGCATATAAGTTATTTGTTCTTAGGGATGCAAACAGTAACTATCTGTACGATCTTCCCGATGAGCAGATAGCTTTTAGTGACAGTTTGGTGGAACCGTGGATCCAAAAACCTGTCATTCTGGGTGACACTGACGCCTCCACACCTGCTAAAACACGGATATTCTATTTATTTCAGGAATCAGATTCCGTTCAACGCTTAATGGAAGCTAAAACAATCAGAGAAGGCTTCATCCAAATGGTATTCCGTTATCCGGTTAAGAATTTGGACATTCAATATTTGAATCAGGAATATACCAGTGACAGGTTTATTCAGTCAATGAACCAGGCCAGAGATACTTTACTGCTTTGGATAAAACCACAGATACCGGATTCTCTCAGTTTTGTGATCCGGGATGAAGGTATGGAACCAGATACTCTTAGTTTATCTCTGGCTGCACCCCGGAGAAACTTGAAATCATCTAAACGCGAGACAGAAGTGCCAAAACTTGTGTTTTCGACCAACCTTGTTAACCTGAACAGACTGGCGGTCTATAAACCTTTATTGCTGAACTCTCCCTATCCATTAAAAACCGTTGATTTTTCGCGCATCCTGCTCCTTGAGGGTAAGGATACAGTAAAGACTGTCATCAGTATGACTGATCCAATTGGAAGAAGCATTTGCCTGGAATATAAATGGAAAGAGAATAAAAGTTATGAGATGCTAATTCCTGATTCTGTTTTCAGCGATATTATGGATTACCGCAATGATTCAATAATTCTGAAATTTACTACCACTTCATATGCAGATTATGGAAGTCTAAAAATGGATATACAAACCGGAGTGGTAAATAGACAAATTATTATCCAACTGCTCGATGAGAAGAATACTATTCTGAATTCAGAGGTAATCACCACAGATGCAACTCTTGAATTCAGAAATTTGCTGCCTGGTAAATACAGACTCAGGGCTGTGATTGACGACAACCGGAACAGACACTGGGACACAGGGACATACTTATCCCATCAACAACCCGAAAAGGTCATTTATTACAGTAAGGTTATTGATATCCGGGCAAACTGGATATACGAAGAATCCTGGTCACTTTAA
- a CDS encoding M1 family aminopeptidase has protein sequence MMNFSIRIIPVFTFLVLAAIPAYCQYPPGIDNIRELAFNEQKSISRFVPHAPNFIGSNYDLVYHRFNWFIDPSLKYIKGSVTSYFRTVKPLVDTISFELFHEMTIDSIKFHGTHVGYDLTITDRLQIFLDEKLPLNQLDSIIVFYQGIPGSGTGYEGFMQDHHNGSPIIYTFSEPYFAKEWWPCKNDLSDKIDSVDIFITTPGQFCAASNGILFSETFNGEYRIYHWKHRYQIATYLIAIAVTNYSVYSDYVNVYSDSLEIMNFVFPEDLERIKGITPGVIPVMELFNELFIPYPFGNEKYGHAQQIASGAMENQTITFSGTFNHEILAHELAHSWFGDYITCRSWHEIWLNEGFATYLAGLTYEHMFDGYWWPIWKRNNINYVTSQPGGSVYCEDTTSVSRIFSSRLSYSKGAMILHMIRWIIGDYNFYSALRNYLNDPDLAYGYATTFDLKQHLESVSGKDLTGFFSDWYYGEGFPVYFIKCTYKENDQIEVVINQSQSLPSVGFFELPVPLLFKGESADTLIVFDHQYSGQSFMIRPGFHVDSVFFDPDKWIISKGSTVSLSIQGFGDPSRPFIFPNPVMDVLWFRAGFEPVSEIKIFNIDGSLHTKFEMTLQPHQSHQLNLSGLNPGFYILKAIQDSGSFAQKVIKL, from the coding sequence ATGATGAATTTTTCAATCAGGATAATCCCGGTTTTCACATTTCTTGTCCTTGCAGCAATTCCTGCTTATTGCCAGTATCCTCCGGGAATCGATAACATCAGAGAATTAGCATTCAACGAACAGAAAAGTATCTCCCGGTTTGTACCACATGCTCCCAACTTTATCGGATCTAATTATGATCTGGTTTATCATCGCTTTAACTGGTTCATTGATCCTTCGTTAAAATATATTAAAGGATCAGTGACATCTTATTTCCGAACGGTTAAACCACTTGTTGACACAATCAGTTTTGAATTATTCCATGAAATGACCATAGATTCCATAAAATTTCATGGTACGCATGTAGGATATGACCTCACTATCACCGATAGACTACAGATTTTTCTTGATGAGAAATTGCCTCTAAATCAGTTAGATTCCATCATCGTATTTTATCAGGGTATACCTGGATCCGGTACCGGATATGAAGGTTTTATGCAGGATCACCACAATGGCTCGCCAATTATCTATACTTTTTCTGAACCTTACTTTGCAAAAGAATGGTGGCCATGCAAAAATGATCTTTCAGATAAGATAGATTCTGTCGATATATTCATTACAACTCCCGGTCAATTCTGTGCAGCGAGTAATGGTATTCTGTTTAGTGAGACTTTTAACGGGGAATATAGGATTTATCACTGGAAACACCGTTACCAGATAGCTACCTATCTGATCGCCATTGCTGTGACAAATTATTCGGTATATTCTGATTATGTAAATGTGTATTCTGATTCTCTGGAAATAATGAATTTTGTATTTCCTGAAGATCTGGAAAGAATAAAAGGAATCACTCCGGGCGTAATTCCTGTTATGGAACTTTTCAATGAACTTTTTATACCTTATCCTTTTGGAAATGAGAAATATGGACATGCCCAGCAGATAGCCTCCGGAGCCATGGAAAATCAAACAATAACTTTCTCCGGTACATTTAATCATGAGATATTGGCACATGAACTTGCTCATTCCTGGTTTGGAGATTATATAACCTGCAGGTCATGGCATGAGATATGGCTGAATGAGGGTTTTGCTACCTATCTGGCAGGCTTAACCTATGAACATATGTTCGACGGCTATTGGTGGCCGATCTGGAAAAGGAATAACATCAATTATGTGACCAGTCAACCCGGAGGTTCGGTATATTGTGAGGATACAACTTCGGTTTCCAGGATATTCAGTTCACGTTTATCATACAGTAAAGGGGCTATGATACTCCACATGATCAGATGGATTATTGGTGACTACAATTTTTATTCAGCCCTCAGGAATTATCTTAATGACCCCGATCTTGCCTATGGATATGCCACTACCTTTGATCTTAAGCAACACCTTGAATCAGTCAGTGGCAAGGATCTTACCGGCTTTTTTAGCGATTGGTACTATGGTGAAGGATTTCCTGTTTATTTTATTAAATGTACTTATAAGGAAAATGATCAGATTGAGGTCGTTATTAACCAGTCGCAGTCACTTCCCTCTGTTGGTTTTTTCGAACTTCCCGTTCCTCTATTGTTCAAGGGAGAAAGTGCCGATACCCTTATCGTTTTTGATCATCAATATTCAGGGCAGTCTTTTATGATAAGACCGGGTTTTCATGTTGACTCAGTATTTTTCGACCCGGACAAATGGATAATCTCAAAAGGCAGCACTGTCAGTCTTAGTATTCAGGGGTTCGGTGATCCATCTAGACCCTTTATTTTCCCAAATCCCGTTATGGATGTGCTATGGTTCAGAGCAGGATTTGAACCTGTGAGTGAAATAAAAATATTTAATATCGACGGCAGCCTGCACACAAAATTCGAAATGACATTGCAGCCCCACCAATCCCATCAACTGAATTTATCTGGACTCAATCCCGGATTTTATATTCTGAAGGCCATTCAGGATTCCGGTTCTTTTGCGCAGAAGGTGATAAAATTATGA